The sequence GCATCAGGATGTTGCTGACGGCGATGCCCATCAGGGCCAGTGCGCTGGCGGCCAGGAACCCGGCGGTGGAGCCGATGTACGGGCGGATCACCAGGCCCGCCGCGATGGCGGCCATGCCCGCGCAGACGACGGCGCCCGCGCCGAAGCGGCGGGCGAGGCGGGGTGCCATGACCCCGAAGACCGCGAAGCAGAGCGGCGGTACGGAGGTGAGCACGCCCGCCACGCTGCCGCTCATGTGCAGCCCTTCGCGGACCTCTTCGAGGAGGGCGCCGAGGCTGGTGATGGCGGGGCGGAGGTTGAGGGCGGCCAGGACGAGCCCGACGGCGATCAGGCGCAGCAGCCAGGGGGCCGGGGCCTCGGCGGCTCCGGGGAGGTGCGGAGCCGGCGGGCCGGCTGGGGTGCGCGCGGCGCCGCCGCGGTTCAGGGTCTGGGTCTGGGTCTCGTCGTCCGGCATGAGGCCATCATAGAATCATGGGATGATTGGTTGTCCAATCCCGCGGGCCCGCCGGTTCCCCTGGGAGAATCCTCCGGAACCCGACCTCACGGCTCACGAGCAAGGAGCACCATGACGCTCACGTCTCCACGGCGTTCGGCCCTCGCCGACCAGGTGATCGCGCAGCTGCGCAACCAGATCACCTCGGGCGAGTGGCCGGTCGGTTCGCGGATCCCGACCGAGCCGGAGCTGGTCGAACAGCTCGGCGTGGCCCGTAACACCGTGCGCGAGGCGGTGCGGGCCCTGGCGCACAACGGGCTGCTGGACATCCGGCAGGGCTCGGGCACGTATGTGATCGCCACGAGCGAGCTGGCCGGGGTGATGCACCGCCGCTTCGCCGCCGCCGACCCGCGCCACATCGCGGAGCTGCGCTCCACGCTGGAGTCGTCGGCCGCCCGGCTGGCCGCCGTACGCCGTACCGAGCGCGATCTGCGGCAACTCGACACCCTGATGGCGCGGCGAGAGGAGGCGTGGGCCTCGGGGGACGCGGAGGCGTTCGTCGCGGCCGACGCGACCCTGCACCTGGCGGTGGTCGCGGCCTCGCACAACGACGTCCTCACCGAGCTCTACGCGGACCTCGGGGATCTGCTGCGCGACTACCTACGGGGTGACGTGGGACCCGAGCTGCGCCCGGAGAACCATATGGATCACGCGCGACTGGTAGAGGCGATCCGGGCGGGGGACGCGGAGACGGCGGCGGCCGAAGCGGCGAGCCACGCGTTGAACTGCCTGGCGGACCGGGTCTAGCCCGCGGACTCCCTCGGTCCGGCGCCGTCCGGTGTCTGCCCCAGGGCCCTCACAGCGGCGCGGGCCGGTGGCTGACCCAGGCCGTCGCGATCTCCTTCCAGCAGCGGTCCTCCAGCCGTACGGTCCGCCCCGGCGCCACCGCCACCGCCTCGCCGTCCGCGTCGACGTCCCACCAGCGGACGCACTCGGTGTGGAGCTGGACCAGGTCGGTGGAGGGGTAGGGGTTGTGGCAGTACGCGACGACCCGCGAGCCCTCGATCGTCGTACGGCACTCGGAGCCGGCCGGTTCGGGCTCCGGGGGCGCCACCGCCGTACCGGAGTCGGCGCCACTGGCCGCATGGACCCCCAGGGGTACGGCGAGTGCGGCGACGGCCGCCGTCGCGGCCAGCAGGAGACGGGTGCGGCGACGCGTGGGGCGCACAGCGATCTCCCTCCCGCAGCCTGACCAGAAGTCCGGTTCCTCCACATTCTGCGGTGGATCGGCCGACTTTTCGACCGGAGGAGCGATGGGCGGCCACGGACGGTGAACGGCCCCCGGCCGCGTACCGCCTCGAAGAACCAGGAGGAGGTACGCGGCCGGGGGCCGTCTCGCGGAGGTGGAGCGCGGTCAGGCGCCCATCATGTGCACGCCGCTGTCGACGTGGATGATCTCGCCCGTCGTCCGCGGGAAGAAGTCCGAGAGCAGCGCCACGATGCCGCGGCCGGCCGGCTCCGGGTCGGACATGTCCCAGGCGAGCGGGGCGCGGTGGTTCCAGACGTCGGCCAGCTCCGAGAAGCCCGGGATGGACTTGGCGGCCATGGAGCCGATCGGCCCGGCGGAGATCAGGTTGCAGCGCAGCCCGTCCTTGCCCAGGTCACGGGCGAGGTAGCGGGAGGTGGCCTCCAGCGCGGCCTTGGCCGGGCCCATCCAGTCGTACTGCGGCCAGGCGTACTGGGCGTCGAAGGTGAGGCCGACGATCGACCCGCCCTCGCTCATCAGCGGCTTGCACGCCATGGCCAGCGACTTCAGGGAGAACGCCGAGACGTGCATCGCGGTGGCGACGGACTCGAACGGGGTGTTGAGGAAGTTGCCGCCGAGCGCGTCCTGCGGCGCGAAGCCGATGGAGTGGACGACACCGTCCAGCGAACCGAGCTCCTCGCGGACCAGGCCCTCCAGCCGGTCCAGGTGCTCCTGGTCGGTCACGTCCAACTCGATGACCTTGGCCGGCTTCGGCAGCTTCTTGGCGATGCGCTCGGTCAGGGTGGGGCGGGGGAAGGCCGTGAGGATGACCTCGGCACCCTGCTCCTGGGCCACCTTCGCGGCGTGGAACGCGATGGACGACTCCATCAGCACCCCGGTGATGAGGATGCGCTTGCCGTCGAGAATTCCGCTCATGGTGATCAGTGACCCATGCCCAATCCGCCGTCAACGGGGATGACGGCTCCAGTGATGTACGACGCGTCGTCGGAGGCGAGGAAGCGCACGGCGGCGGCGATCTCGTCGGGCTGCGCGTAGCGGCCCAGCGGCACCTGGGACACGATGCCCTTGCGCTGCTCCTCGGTGAGCGCCTGGGTCATGTCGGTGTCGACAAAACCGGGGGCGACGACGTTGAAGGTGATGTTCCGCGAGCCCAGCTCACGGGCCAGCGACCGGGCGAACCCGACGAGTCCGGCCTTGGAGGCGGCGTAGTTCGCCTGGCCCGCCGAGCCGAGGAGGCCGACGACGGAGGAGATCAGGACGACGCGGCCCTTCTTGGCGCGCAGCATGCCGCGGTTGGCACGCTTGACGACCCGGAAGGTGCCGGTGAGGTTGGTGTCGACGACGGAGGTGAAGTCCTCCTCGGACATCCGCATCAGCAACTGGTCCTTGGTGATACCGGCGTTGGCGACCAGCACCTCCACGGGACCGTGCTTCTCCTCGATCTCCTTGTAGGCCTGCTCCACCTGCTCGGCGTCGGTGATGTCGCAGCGGACCGCGAGGACACCGGCCTCGGTGAGGGCCTGGGGCGGCTCGCCGGAGCGGTAGGTGATCGCTACCTGGTCGCCGTTGTCGGCGAAGGCGCGGGCGATGGCGAGGCCGATGCCCCGGTTTCCTCCGGTGACGAGAACCGAGCGGCTCAACGGATCACCCTTTCCTTGGCGGTGTGGTGCGCAGTCCATGGCGGTCTGGTACGTCGAAAACCTATCGGTACCGTGCGCCGATCGAGGAATCGGGCCCTGACAGTGGCTTGTCCGGGGTGCTGTGGGGTTCCTACAGTTCGCACGGTTGCGTGCCGGGCACACGTGTCCGCGATATGCCCGGCTGTCCCCGCCTTCCGCGTGGTTCACTGCCGTCGTGTATCGAGAAGGGAATTCCCTGTGCCCCACGAGGTAGATCAGTCATTCCTGGCCCTGCCGTTGCGCGCGCTGGCCGACGCGGCGCTCGCACGGGCGCGGGCGCTGGGCGCCACGCATGCCGACTTCCGGCTGGAGCGGGTGCGCAGCGCGTCCTGGCGGCTGCGGGACGCGCGGCCCGCCGGGGCCTCGGACAGTACGGACCTCGGGTACGCGGTACGGGTGGTCCACGGCGGGGCCTGGGGGTTCGCCTCGGGCGTCGATCTGACGATGGACGCGGCGGCGAAGGTGGCCTCGCAGGCCGTGGCGATGGCCAAGCTGTCGGCGAAGGTGATCGCGG is a genomic window of Streptomyces sp. SID8374 containing:
- a CDS encoding FadR/GntR family transcriptional regulator gives rise to the protein MTLTSPRRSALADQVIAQLRNQITSGEWPVGSRIPTEPELVEQLGVARNTVREAVRALAHNGLLDIRQGSGTYVIATSELAGVMHRRFAAADPRHIAELRSTLESSAARLAAVRRTERDLRQLDTLMARREEAWASGDAEAFVAADATLHLAVVAASHNDVLTELYADLGDLLRDYLRGDVGPELRPENHMDHARLVEAIRAGDAETAAAEAASHALNCLADRV
- the fabI gene encoding enoyl-ACP reductase FabI, yielding MSGILDGKRILITGVLMESSIAFHAAKVAQEQGAEVILTAFPRPTLTERIAKKLPKPAKVIELDVTDQEHLDRLEGLVREELGSLDGVVHSIGFAPQDALGGNFLNTPFESVATAMHVSAFSLKSLAMACKPLMSEGGSIVGLTFDAQYAWPQYDWMGPAKAALEATSRYLARDLGKDGLRCNLISAGPIGSMAAKSIPGFSELADVWNHRAPLAWDMSDPEPAGRGIVALLSDFFPRTTGEIIHVDSGVHMMGA
- the fabG gene encoding 3-oxoacyl-[acyl-carrier-protein] reductase, which encodes MSRSVLVTGGNRGIGLAIARAFADNGDQVAITYRSGEPPQALTEAGVLAVRCDITDAEQVEQAYKEIEEKHGPVEVLVANAGITKDQLLMRMSEEDFTSVVDTNLTGTFRVVKRANRGMLRAKKGRVVLISSVVGLLGSAGQANYAASKAGLVGFARSLARELGSRNITFNVVAPGFVDTDMTQALTEEQRKGIVSQVPLGRYAQPDEIAAAVRFLASDDASYITGAVIPVDGGLGMGH